From Halichoerus grypus chromosome 6, mHalGry1.hap1.1, whole genome shotgun sequence, one genomic window encodes:
- the TAS2R8 gene encoding LOW QUALITY PROTEIN: taste receptor type 2 member 8 (The sequence of the model RefSeq protein was modified relative to this genomic sequence to represent the inferred CDS: inserted 2 bases in 1 codon; deleted 1 base in 1 codon; substituted 1 base at 1 genomic stop codon) has translation MLSTEDNIFVIIVTGEFIIGMXGNVYIGLVNWIDWIKKKKISSIDYILTSLAISRICLLCVLILNGIIMVCYPDFYENDKLQAVISIFWTPTNYLSTWFATCLNVXKIANFSHPLFLWLKRRIDRVIHWILLGCLAISLLISLILATTPNYDYEFHKIINHKRNCTEMFHVSKSQYFNPLTLFNLLAIVPCTVSLISFFLLIMSLWRHIKQMKLSVTGCGDPSTEAHVRAMKTMTSFLFLLFVYYGASLLATFSYPMKESKLAVMLGEIIAILYPSGHSLILIIRNNKLRQTYIRMLRYGRTVCMM, from the exons ATGCTCAGTACGGAAGACAACATCTTTGTGATCATTGTAACTGGAGAATTCATAATAGGAATGTAGGGGAATGTATACATCGGACTAGTAAACTGGATTGACtggattaagaagaaaaagatctcCTCAATTGACTATATCCTCACCAGTCTAGCCATCTCCAGAATTTGTTTGCTCTGTGTACTGATACTAAATGGCATCATAATGGTATGCTACCCagatttttatgaaaatgataaACTACAGGCAGTCATTAGTATCTTCTGGACACCCACCAACTACTTAAGTACGTGGTTTGCCACCTGCCTCAATGT CAAGATAGCCAATTTCTCCCATCCACTTTTTCTCTGGCTAAAGAGAAGAATTGACAGAGTGATTCACTGGATTCTGCTGGGTTGTTTGGCCATTTCC CTTTTGATCAGCCTTATACTAGCAACAACACCAAATTATGATTATgagtttcataaaattataaatcataaaagaaactGCACTGAAATGTTCCATGTGAGTAAAAGTCAATACTTCAACCCTTTGACTCTCTTTAACCTGTTGGCAATTGTCCCATGTACTGTATCATtgatctcatttttccttttaattatgtCCCTGTGGAGACATATCAAGCAAATGAAACTCAGTGTTACAGGCTGTGGAGACCCCAGCACAGAGGCCCATGTGAGAGCCATGAAAACTATgacttcatttctcttcctcctttttgtgTACTATGGGGCTTCTCTTTTGGCGACTTTTAGCTACCCTATGAAAGAAAGCAAGTTAGCTGTGATGTTAGGAGAAATTATAGCAATTCTCTATCCTTCTGGtcattcacttattttaattattagaaataacAAGCTGAGGCAGACATATATCAGGATGCTGAGATATGGGAGAACAGTCTGCATGATGTAA